The following is a genomic window from Hymenobacter chitinivorans DSM 11115.
GCCCTGACGCCCATCGTGCAGCAGTCGCTGGAGCAAACCGGCGCCACCAAGCTCTACAAGGAAATGGTAGCCCGTTACAATAAGATTCCGCTGGTGACGCCCATCAACGCCGACCTGACGGCCTACGCCGCCCAGAAAACCTCCGACGGTATCTTTACCCTGATGGCCGAGGAAGAAGGCCGCATCCGCCTGAACGCCGCCGCCCGGGGCTCCGACGTGCTCAAGCGCGCTTTCGGCAAATAGATACCGGCGCTAAGCGTCGAGGGAAAAGCCCAGCTGGTCGATTAAACCAGCTGGGCTTTTTTCATTCCAAGCGCCGGCTCCCGAATTGGAGGAAATTGGTCTGGTTTGTGTTTTACTGCCAACGCCGGCCGGTTGGCCGGGCATTTCGCTTCCGCGCACCATGAAAAAGAAAGCTGCTCTTCTGTTCGTTTTGGCCAGCCTGGCCGTTAATTTATCCGCCTCCGCCCAGGGCTTCGACTTATCTAAGATTGGCCAGATCCTGACCAACAAAGTCGGCACGGCCGCTAAAACCGGTACCACGACCGGCTCGGGCAGCGTAAGCCAGAACGAGGCCGCGATGGGCCTGAAGGAAGCCCTGACCCAGGGTATTACCAAGGGCGCCGACCAGGCTTCCCGGCAGGACGGCTTTTACCTGAACCGGCTCATCCGGATTCCTTTCCCGCCCGATGCCCAGCGCGTGGCCACCTCGCTGCGGGCCATTGGCCTGGGCTCCCAGGTCGATAAGTTTGAGCTGTCGTTGAACCGCGGGGCGGAAGATGCGGCCAAAAGCGCCAAGCCGATCTTCCTGTCGGCTATCAAGAGCCTCACGTTTAAGGACGTGTGGGGCATCCTGACCGGGGAAAAGGACGCGGCTACCAGCTACCTCAAGCGCACCACCACGGCCCAGCTGACCACGGCCTTTAAGCCCATCAT
Proteins encoded in this region:
- a CDS encoding DUF4197 domain-containing protein, yielding MKKKAALLFVLASLAVNLSASAQGFDLSKIGQILTNKVGTAAKTGTTTGSGSVSQNEAAMGLKEALTQGITKGADQASRQDGFYLNRLIRIPFPPDAQRVATSLRAIGLGSQVDKFELSLNRGAEDAAKSAKPIFLSAIKSLTFKDVWGILTGEKDAATSYLKRTTTAQLTTAFKPIIQQSLDKVNATRYYTDLTTRYNMIPLVKPVQTDLNQYATDKAIGGLFTLIAQEEANIRENPVARTTELLRRVFGGKQG